From the Kitasatospora viridis genome, one window contains:
- a CDS encoding serine hydrolase domain-containing protein — protein MTLTMPWQPNALADLSECLDLITADGTVPGGVIAHGTFDSEPSYLTSGIVAPECGDARPSPDTVYDVASLTKVLATWLLVGTSLMGGGFTLDTPVRELLTGIPAEAPGGRVTVSQILAHTSGLRADTRLDQYRNRTEPLAELIFSEDLIAEPGAGHRYINRGFILLGLALAHYRCRRLDELAAELWQQLGMTSTTYGPVPRSAQVAPTEQRLSGGPRLWGMPHDDNAALLGGVAGHAGVFTTPADLAAFATHLLSSYSSDGPLGRWLTASMQPQAEIEPGLDRGLAWILADDDQVAYHHGFTGTSLYLSPATGRYLAICTNAVYQHQDNRTRLAPLRALALKAITDEP, from the coding sequence GTGACCCTCACCATGCCGTGGCAGCCGAACGCACTCGCCGACCTCAGCGAGTGCCTGGACCTGATCACCGCCGACGGCACCGTGCCCGGCGGCGTCATCGCCCACGGCACCTTCGACAGCGAACCCAGCTACCTGACCTCCGGCATCGTCGCCCCCGAGTGCGGCGACGCCCGGCCCAGCCCGGACACGGTGTACGACGTGGCGTCGCTGACGAAGGTACTGGCCACCTGGCTGCTGGTCGGCACCTCCCTGATGGGCGGCGGCTTCACCCTGGACACCCCGGTCCGCGAACTACTGACCGGCATCCCGGCCGAGGCGCCTGGCGGCCGAGTGACGGTTAGCCAGATCCTGGCCCACACCTCCGGCCTGCGGGCCGACACCCGACTCGACCAGTACCGCAACCGCACCGAGCCGCTCGCCGAACTGATCTTCAGCGAAGACCTGATCGCCGAACCCGGCGCCGGACACCGCTACATCAACCGCGGCTTCATCCTCCTCGGCCTGGCCCTTGCTCACTACCGCTGCCGGCGTCTGGACGAGCTGGCGGCCGAGCTCTGGCAGCAGCTCGGCATGACGAGCACGACCTACGGGCCGGTGCCCCGCTCCGCCCAGGTCGCCCCGACCGAGCAGCGACTGTCCGGCGGGCCCCGCCTGTGGGGGATGCCGCACGACGACAACGCAGCGCTGCTCGGCGGCGTCGCCGGCCACGCCGGGGTGTTCACCACCCCGGCCGACCTTGCCGCCTTCGCCACCCACTTGCTGTCCTCGTATTCCAGCGACGGGCCCCTGGGCCGCTGGCTCACCGCCAGCATGCAGCCGCAGGCCGAAATCGAGCCGGGCCTCGACCGTGGCCTGGCCTGGATTCTCGCCGACGACGATCAGGTGGCCTACCACCACGGCTTCACCGGCACCAGCCTCTACCTCTCCCCGGCCACCGGCCGCTACCTGGCCATCTGCACCAACGCCGTCTACCAGCACCAGGACAACCGCACCCGCCTCGCCCCGTTGCGGGCCCTTGCGCTCAAGGCGATCACCGACGAACCCTAG
- a CDS encoding UDP-N-acetylglucosamine 1-carboxyvinyltransferase yields the protein MTTTTDTTADERAVRITGGNRLVGTTTVQGSKNIALHLYAAAILADDPLTLVGAPEILDTLVVADILHRTGTRATATGTEFGTQPADSYFPVIPDDLGRRIRTTAVMGAALLARSGKVTFPTPGGDAFCVRHIDRHLAAMEAAGAKVEVADGRVQARFTGKRLPFVTDAETRAWGPSLGATVTAMLLAARTPGTSAILNPSVEPEVTHTAALLSQAGVGIEWRGRNALNVTGTDRLRGGVFTVPPDRLEAATLALAAAITGGGVHLDGFPAAAFPDGLVSVFADAGIQLDPLDGGTAVSVPAGPRPVQMATGPHPGFPTDVQPQLTAFLTQAKGTSRIDERIYTQRDTHLPALAAFGAVVNASGSVITVRGRSALKAANVAGDDIRAATALVIAALAAEGTSTIRGMYHLRRGYGSLLPKLAALGADMTINQEKP from the coding sequence ATGACCACCACCACCGACACCACCGCCGACGAGCGGGCCGTGCGGATCACCGGCGGCAACCGCCTGGTCGGCACCACCACCGTGCAGGGCAGCAAGAACATCGCCCTGCACCTGTACGCCGCCGCGATCCTGGCCGACGACCCGCTGACCCTGGTCGGCGCCCCCGAGATCCTGGACACCCTCGTGGTCGCCGACATCCTGCACCGCACCGGCACCCGCGCCACCGCGACCGGCACCGAGTTCGGCACCCAGCCGGCCGACTCCTACTTCCCCGTCATCCCGGACGACCTCGGGAGGCGCATCCGCACCACCGCCGTGATGGGTGCGGCCCTGCTGGCCCGCTCGGGCAAGGTCACCTTCCCCACCCCGGGCGGGGACGCCTTCTGCGTACGCCACATCGACCGGCATCTGGCAGCGATGGAGGCGGCTGGTGCGAAAGTCGAGGTCGCCGACGGCCGGGTGCAGGCTCGTTTCACCGGCAAGCGGCTGCCGTTCGTCACCGATGCCGAGACCCGTGCCTGGGGGCCGAGCCTGGGCGCGACGGTCACCGCGATGCTGCTGGCCGCCCGCACCCCGGGCACCTCCGCGATCCTCAACCCCAGCGTCGAGCCCGAGGTCACCCACACCGCCGCCCTGCTGTCCCAGGCCGGCGTCGGCATCGAGTGGCGTGGGCGGAACGCCCTGAACGTCACTGGCACCGACCGTCTCCGGGGCGGGGTGTTCACCGTGCCACCGGACCGGCTGGAGGCGGCCACCCTGGCTCTGGCCGCCGCCATCACCGGCGGCGGTGTCCACCTGGACGGCTTCCCCGCCGCCGCGTTCCCCGACGGCCTGGTCTCGGTGTTCGCCGACGCCGGCATCCAACTCGACCCGCTGGACGGCGGAACGGCCGTCAGCGTCCCCGCCGGACCGCGCCCAGTGCAGATGGCCACCGGCCCGCACCCCGGCTTCCCCACCGACGTGCAGCCCCAGCTGACCGCCTTCCTCACCCAGGCCAAGGGCACCTCGCGCATCGACGAGCGGATCTACACCCAGCGCGACACCCACCTGCCCGCCCTCGCCGCGTTCGGCGCCGTTGTCAACGCGAGCGGCTCGGTGATCACCGTCCGGGGCCGGTCCGCGCTCAAGGCCGCCAACGTGGCCGGCGACGACATCCGGGCGGCGACCGCTCTGGTGATCGCCGCCCTGGCCGCCGAGGGCACCTCTACGATCCGAGGGATGTACCACCTGCGGCGCGGATACGGCAGCCTGCTGCCGAAGTTGGCCGCGCTCGGAGCCGACATGACGATCAATCAGGAGAAGCCGTGA